Sequence from the Thermoanaerobaculales bacterium genome:
GCGGTCGAGAACGGTGATCCGCTCGTCCCCGGCCGCCGGTCCGCCCCCCTCCATGCCCTCCACCACGAGACCGTTTTGGAGGTCGGCGAGCACCCGGCAGAAGCGGTCGAAGTCCGCGTCGGTGCTGAGCTCAGGGAAGCGCTCGCTGACCGTGGGCAGGCTGACCAGCCCGGCCTCGTCGATCTGGAAGTGTGCCCAGACCATCGGGTCGGAGGGACCGTCGGCAAGCGGTGACGGCAGCACCGCCAGGCCTTGCGCGGCGCCGCGCGGGTCGTGGTACAGGTTCTGATAGTGGTAGAAGGGGCGCGCCGATTCGGCCTCGCGCAGGGCGCCGAGCCGGTGACCGAGCCGGTCCGCCGTGACCTCCGCGGCGCGGGCGACGTCGGCGCGCGCGGTCTCCTCGATTTCGCCCGCGCGCCGGGCGGTGTCGCGCGATCCGGTGAGGTACCAGGCGACCGTTGGCACCAGCACCGCAATGCCGACCAGCGTGGCAGCCAGGGCGGTCCGCCGGGAGCTCGGCGTCAGGGATCGGTCAGCTCTCATCGCCCGCCCCCCAGGTGTAGCCGACACCGGTCACCGTGAGCACGATCTGCGGGTCGGACGGGTCGTCCTCGATCTTCTGTCGCAGCTTGGCGATGGTCATGTCGACGGTGCGGGTCTGGAGGTCGGCGCTGGCGCCCCAGACGTTCGCGAGCAGCTCCGCGCGGCTGACCGCCCGACCGCGGTGGCGGTGGAGCCAGCGCAGGATGCCGACCTCGCGCGGCGTCAGCGGCGCCGTCTGCGAGCCGCGCCGCGCCTCGTGCCGACCGAGGTCGATCCGGCAGCCCGCGGCCTCGATCAGCTCGGGCGACTGCGGCTGCCGGCCGGCGCGCCGGGCGAACGCCTCGACCCGGGCCAGCAGCTCGCGGACCCCGAACGGCTTGGCGAGGTAGTCGTCGGCGCCGGCCGCGAAGCCGGCGACCTTGTCGTCCTCTGCACCGCGCGCGGTCAGCATCAGGACCGCGATCTCGGGCCGGGCCTCGCGCAGGCGCCGGCAGACCTCGAGCCCGTCGACGCCGGGCAGCATGAGGTCGAGGACGATCAGGTCGAAGGGCTGGGCGAGACCGGTCTGGATGGCGGAACGCCCATCGCCGACCGCCACCACCTGATGGCCGGCCGCGGCGAGCAGGTCCTCGAGCCCGGCTCGCAGCGGTTGCTCGTCCTCGACGATCAGGATCCGCATCGTTCCAGGGAGAAGCATAGCGGAGGTGGGGCGCGGTGGCTGTCAAGGGACTGTAACCGGGGGCCCACTCGCCCCCACGCATCCGCGCCCGCATCCGCGCCCGCGCCCGACTTGCGTGCCGTTCGCCGAGGGCTTCGAGCTCGTGGACGGCGATCCGAAGGCGGCAGCGGGCGAGGAAGCGGAAGCGGGGCGCACCCAGACATATCGCGCTGACGGGGAACATCACCGATAATATGGGGCCGCACCGCCACTCCTGCGGCGCGAGGGAAGCGGGTATTGGACAACGTTCGCACCTTCTGCATCATCGCCCACATCGACCACGGGAAGTCGACGCTTGCCGACCGCCTGATCCAGCATTGCGGGGCGGTCGAGGCGCGCGACTTCCGTGACCAGATCCTCGACTCGATGGACATCGAGCGCGAG
This genomic interval carries:
- a CDS encoding response regulator transcription factor; translation: MRILIVEDEQPLRAGLEDLLAAAGHQVVAVGDGRSAIQTGLAQPFDLIVLDLMLPGVDGLEVCRRLREARPEIAVLMLTARGAEDDKVAGFAAGADDYLAKPFGVRELLARVEAFARRAGRQPQSPELIEAAGCRIDLGRHEARRGSQTAPLTPREVGILRWLHRHRGRAVSRAELLANVWGASADLQTRTVDMTIAKLRQKIEDDPSDPQIVLTVTGVGYTWGAGDES